The stretch of DNA TGGAAAAAAAGTTACCGCTTAGAGAACAGGGGATCGTTCGTGCCGACCTTCCCGGTAAGCGAAAGGGAGGTGATGGGACTCATGGCGGGCATCAGGATGGCCGCTCATGTCCTTCCCTATCTGAAGGACGAGATGACGTCACTATGGAGCAGGATCAAGGCGGTGCTTCCAGAGGAACTGGCCCAGAAGGGAGAGGCTATAGGAGAGGCATCCGTATTGGCCCTACCGATAACTTCGCTGGACCCGAGAATCTTCGAGAGTCTCGTCGAGTCCATCAGGACCAAAAGAACGGTCAGACTGGTCTGCTCCACCGTCGAGACCGACGATCTGATCGTATCGCCCTGGGAACTTTTCTTTCAGGGCGACTACTGGTACCTGTGGGGCAGCCACGACGACCGTCCCGAGGGATATACCTACCCCCTCCACGAGATAAAATCCCTGATCGTATGGGATAGGGATAATTACGCCACTCCTCCCGACGAAGGTATTTTATGTTCCGCTTGCTGGACCGGCCCTCCCGGAACGAGTCAACACCAGGTGAGCATACTGGTTCTGCCGCCACTTTCCTCTGTGGTCAACGCCACGCTGTGGCACCCTACACAGAGGATAACCCGCCTGTCCAGAGACGCGGTTCTTCTAGAAGCCACTGTCGGGTCCAACGCCCTGGAGACGGTGGCCCGATGGATAATGGCGAGAGCCCCTCTGGCCGTGCCACAATCGCCGGAAAGACTGGTGAACAAGGTTGAGAGAATGTTGTGCGGTTTGAGGCGAAATATGGACAGAGACTACCAAGATCTCACCGATCTGGGGGAGGCGGGAGACTGATCCTCCGTAAAAGGCTAAAATAGTAACATATATGCTTGAACACAGAACGGAAAGGACCTTATCGATGCCCAAAGAGATCGGATCAAACAGGATAAAAAGGCTGAACTCCATAATGGAGAAACTCTGCTCCCGCACGGTACTCCCGGGAAAGGAGATCAGGGGAACCGCCGAGTCTGTCTCCGCCAGGACTTTACAGAGAGACCTCAGCTATCTCAGAAACGAGTTCGGAGCCGACATCCTATACGATCCGTCCTCCGATTCGTACAGCCTAAAGAACAGAGGAACCTTCGTGCTACAGATACGGCTGAGGGAATCCCAGATAGAGGGACTGGCGGCCGGTATCAAGATGGCCTCCCATTTCCTTCCCCATATGGAAGAGGACCTGAAGGACCTCTGGGCCAAGATGGCATCCATATTGCCTCCAGACCTGGTCCGAAGGGGCGAGGCTCTCGGTCTGGCCTCGGTAGTCTCCACCCCGGTGTCGTCCATGGATCCCAGAACCTTCCACCTTCTGATAAAGGCGATACAGGAGGAAAAACCGGTCCGCTTTTCCTATCGATCGCCCTACGACGATAACCCCGACGACAGAGACAGGTTCGTATCTCCCTGGGGAGTCTTTTTCCAGGCCCACGCCTGGTACCTATGGGGAAGCCATCCCAAACTGCCCCAAGGAGCAACATACCGCATATCCCGAATAGACAAGGCCCTACTGTGGCCCGACACCGCCTATAAAAGCTCTCCGGAAAATCAGGGTCTTTCCGACTACGCGTCCTCATGCTGGTACGCCTACAGAGGCGGAGAAGAGGTGGACGTTAAGCTCAGGATAGATCCACCTCTATCTCGGGTTATACCGGAGACATCCTGGCATCCCAGCCAGACCTTCGATCAAAAAGACGACGGCTCATCCACCATGACGGTCAGAATCCACGAAAACGCCCTGGGATCGGTGGCAAGGTGGGTCCTGGCCAGCGCGCCCTTCGTGACCGTCGAAAGCCCCATGAAACTGGCGGATCAGGTGGAAAAGCTGCTTAACCGATTGCAGAAAAAAACGGAAGCAAAAGTATTGCAGGACTAACTTTTTGAGAGTAAAATCGTGT from Dethiosulfovibrio russensis encodes:
- a CDS encoding helix-turn-helix transcriptional regulator, giving the protein MRLNNIMRQLLFHREVDGDALMEASCANTRRTFERDLQFLRTEHCANIVYDPWKKSYRLENRGSFVPTFPVSEREVMGLMAGIRMAAHVLPYLKDEMTSLWSRIKAVLPEELAQKGEAIGEASVLALPITSLDPRIFESLVESIRTKRTVRLVCSTVETDDLIVSPWELFFQGDYWYLWGSHDDRPEGYTYPLHEIKSLIVWDRDNYATPPDEGILCSACWTGPPGTSQHQVSILVLPPLSSVVNATLWHPTQRITRLSRDAVLLEATVGSNALETVARWIMARAPLAVPQSPERLVNKVERMLCGLRRNMDRDYQDLTDLGEAGD
- a CDS encoding helix-turn-helix transcriptional regulator; the encoded protein is MPKEIGSNRIKRLNSIMEKLCSRTVLPGKEIRGTAESVSARTLQRDLSYLRNEFGADILYDPSSDSYSLKNRGTFVLQIRLRESQIEGLAAGIKMASHFLPHMEEDLKDLWAKMASILPPDLVRRGEALGLASVVSTPVSSMDPRTFHLLIKAIQEEKPVRFSYRSPYDDNPDDRDRFVSPWGVFFQAHAWYLWGSHPKLPQGATYRISRIDKALLWPDTAYKSSPENQGLSDYASSCWYAYRGGEEVDVKLRIDPPLSRVIPETSWHPSQTFDQKDDGSSTMTVRIHENALGSVARWVLASAPFVTVESPMKLADQVEKLLNRLQKKTEAKVLQD